A segment of the Bacillus sp. es.034 genome:
TTTTGGCTTGCTTCTTTTCGGAAAATGGCTTTATAGAAATCCTGAGCCAGGGCACTTGATGAAACAAGAAGCTGTGAATCCACTGTGCTCATGATCGCTGATAGAATGGCTGCAAGTAAGAAACCTGCTACCCATGGATTGAATAATACTTGCGAGAACATGATGAACACCGTTTCTGAGTTTTCCAACGGTGAATCAGCGAAATACGCAATACCTGAGAAACCGATGAAGATGGCTCCGAATAGGGAGACGATCATCCATACCATACCAATCAAGCGTGCTTTAGGTATTTCTCTCGTTGATTTAATACCCATAAAACGTACAATGATATGAGGCTGTCCAAAATAACCCAAGCCCCATGCGAGAAGCGATACGACTGAAACAAACGTCGCTCCCGTGTAGACATTCAAGTAAGATGGATCGATGCTTGATACGGCACTTACCGTTGCATCCCAGCCGCCAATTTCGGAAATGGCTACAACCGGAATGATGATCAAAGCAAGGAACATCAGGATCCCCTGAATGAAGTCCGTCCAGCTGGCTGCAAGGAATCCGCCAAAGAACGTATAAGACAGGATGACCCCTGCACCAACCCATAAAGCTAATCGGTAATCCATATTGAATGATTCTTCAAGTAAGATTGCTCCACCCACTAAACTCGATGAAGTGTAAAACGTAAAGAAGATCAGGATGATGATAGCAGAGAACACTCGAAGAATTTTGCTTGAATCATGAAAACGATTTTCAAAGAAATCAGGTACTGTGATCGAATCATTCGCCACTTCCGTGTAAACCCGGAATGGCTTTGCAACGAATTGCCAATTCAAGTACGCACCTACTGATAGACCAATCGCTAACCAGATTGATCCCATACCACTGGCATAAACGGCACCCGGCAGACCCAGCATCAACCAACCACTCATGTCGGAAGAACCTGCACTCAAGGCAGCTACACCGGCAGTCAATCGCCTGCCCCCAAGCACATAGTCGGATAAATTACTGGTTAACTTAGCTGCCATGTAACCGATAATACCCATTCCAATTAAATAAATAATAATCGATGTTAACGTTTGAATATTAATATCCATAATCTACTCCTTTGTTTTTTCTGTAAATAAAGTAATGATTGATAAAATGATCAATGTTGGCATCGGAATTAATAACCATAACCAGGTTCCCAATGTTAATTCTTCACCCATATCACGTACCTCCTCCTTATGCATTTAAGTGTATTTTTTATACACTTATTTTTTCAATGTTCATTTCCCGGCTGTTATAGACACAAGAATTATCATACCATAAACGAGAATTTTTTAAAGTCATCTGCTCCTTACAGGGATAAATACATGAATAAATATACGTTAATATTCGATATATTTGTCTTATATCAAATATTACTCAATATTTATTCACAAAAAATTATTTTAATTTATTGAAAAACAGTACTTTTTTCTCACCCTAATCAAAATAACGTACCAAGCAGATACGCTTTATTCATAGTTTTTTCATAATCGAATTTTTTATCCCTGTCCATTGTGTCAAAAAAGATCTCCACTTCCTTGTCAATGACTCCCATCTTTTCTGAAATTCCCTTTATTAGTTGATGTCTCAATGATTCATCATGACCATTAGAAATAAACTCCTCTTTCGTTTCACCTGCGAGCCCGACCCAAAGAACCTTCTGAGGATTGACTTGAGTGAATGCCGGATATGTAAAGACTCGATCAATATACCCTTTCATGATAGCTGGTAAACCATACCACCAGATAGGGAACACAAAGATCAAGGCGTCATACCGCTTTAATTTCTTCCTTTCCTTCTCAACAATATAGGAGGGTTTCCCTTTCGCAGGGTTTTCCCACTCTTCTTCACCCTTTTCATCAAGCAGGGGATTGAATTCCTCCCTGTACAAATCTAAAATGGATGACTTATATTCTTTGTCATGCAGACCTTTCTGAATATGCTTTGTAATGGAAAACGTGAGGGAATTCGTTCGCGGATGGGCAACAATCATCAGTACTTTCAAGAAAAACAACTCCTTAAATAGACTTCAGTGATTACTGTGCGGCTTTCATTATTCAGGATAACATACCCGATTTCTCACCAAGTCCGTCTCCTTTAATTTGTCGAATGTGCATGTAGAACATACATACCCAATACGACCCGCTCCTTTTTACAAAAAAAAGATGAAATCGAGTTGATTTCACCTTTTTTTCTTGCCACATGACGATGAGTGGACGTTTATGATTCGCCCCTTTGGATCTTAATGGTCCGTTTTTTCTCTGACTCGGATACAAACAGGGCACATGCAGCATCACCAGAGATATTAATGGATGTGCGCGCCATATCCAACAGACGGTCAATTCCAAGGATCAAACCGATCCCTTCGACAGGAAGATTGACACTGCTTAAGACCATGGCCAGGAGAATTAACCCG
Coding sequences within it:
- a CDS encoding NAD(P)H oxidoreductase, with translation MKVLMIVAHPRTNSLTFSITKHIQKGLHDKEYKSSILDLYREEFNPLLDEKGEEEWENPAKGKPSYIVEKERKKLKRYDALIFVFPIWWYGLPAIMKGYIDRVFTYPAFTQVNPQKVLWVGLAGETKEEFISNGHDESLRHQLIKGISEKMGVIDKEVEIFFDTMDRDKKFDYEKTMNKAYLLGTLF
- the putP gene encoding sodium/proline symporter PutP, with amino-acid sequence MDINIQTLTSIIIYLIGMGIIGYMAAKLTSNLSDYVLGGRRLTAGVAALSAGSSDMSGWLMLGLPGAVYASGMGSIWLAIGLSVGAYLNWQFVAKPFRVYTEVANDSITVPDFFENRFHDSSKILRVFSAIIILIFFTFYTSSSLVGGAILLEESFNMDYRLALWVGAGVILSYTFFGGFLAASWTDFIQGILMFLALIIIPVVAISEIGGWDATVSAVSSIDPSYLNVYTGATFVSVVSLLAWGLGYFGQPHIIVRFMGIKSTREIPKARLIGMVWMIVSLFGAIFIGFSGIAYFADSPLENSETVFIMFSQVLFNPWVAGFLLAAILSAIMSTVDSQLLVSSSALAQDFYKAIFRKEASQKEEVLVGRISVVVIAILAIFLGYDRDSKVLELVSYAWAGFGAAFGPVVILSLFWKRMTRNGALAGMITGAVTVIVWKQLSGGLFDVYELLPGFIFATIAILIFSFVGNPPAKEVQEEFETVKVRLKEYQ